Genomic window (Mycoplasma sp. NEAQ87857):
CCTTTATTTACCCATCCTAAAAAAGATTATTTTAAAGAAATGAATCTATTAATAAGTTGTATTGCAGATTCTTTACTAGTTTTAAACATAAAAGAACAATCATCAATCTTATCTTTAAGCTCTTATTTTCAAGATTTTAATAAAGAAATTTATTATTTATGCAAAACACCAGAAGAACATGCAATTAATAAATTAATACTTAATGGAGCTAGGGTGATATCTGGATTTTATAATTTAATAAGTATATAAAAAATAGCCTTTAAGGCTATTTTATATAATTTATTTTTGTCTTTCAGGGTATACAGAAACATACTTTCTGTTTCTTCTGCTTTCGTATTTAACATATCCTGTTATTAATGCAAATAATGTATCATCTCCACCACGTCCAACATTTGTCCCAGGCAAAATTTTTGTTCCTCTTTGACGATAAATGATTGAACCTGCTGTTGCAAATTGTCCGTCACCTAATTTAGCACCTAAACGTTTACTGTGTGAATCACGACCGTTACGGGTAGATCCACCGGCTTTTGTGTGTGCCATTTTCTAATTAACCTGCAATTCCTGTAATTTTTACACGTGTATATGGTTGACGGTGACCTAATTTTCTTTTGTGAGTTGATTTTGCATTATGACGGTAAACAACGATTTTTTTCGCTTTACCTTGTTTTTCAATAACACCTGTTACGATAGCATTTTCTAAGTAAGGTTGCCCAATTTTTTCATCAATAAGTAATACTTTATCAAATTTTACTTCTTGACCTTCTTCACCTTCGATTTTTTCGATGAAGATTGTTTCACCTTCTTTAACTAAAAGTTGTTTCCCACCTGTTTCGATAATTGCTAACATGCAATACCTCCATAGTGTGGCTCGTCCTTAAGGTGGTAATATAACACTTTAAAACCTTTTTGGAACGGTTACATGAAGTAACGTGTTAATTATATACTATTTCATAAGTTACACAAACTTAATTTATTCCAATATTTCTTATAAAATAATGGGATAAATTAAGTTTTTATTTAAGAAAACACAACTAAATTTAGTTGTGTTTTGTGGGTTAAAAAGTAATATAGTTATCAACTGTAGGTTTTACAACTTTAGGTGT
Coding sequences:
- the rpmA gene encoding 50S ribosomal protein L27, giving the protein MAHTKAGGSTRNGRDSHSKRLGAKLGDGQFATAGSIIYRQRGTKILPGTNVGRGGDDTLFALITGYVKYESRRNRKYVSVYPERQK
- the rplU gene encoding 50S ribosomal protein L21, with product MLAIIETGGKQLLVKEGETIFIEKIEGEEGQEVKFDKVLLIDEKIGQPYLENAIVTGVIEKQGKAKKIVVYRHNAKSTHKRKLGHRQPYTRVKITGIAG